The Streptomyces sp. NBC_01275 genome has a segment encoding these proteins:
- a CDS encoding exopolysaccharide biosynthesis polyprenyl glycosylphosphotransferase, with translation MTAESTVPSPGAQPGYSSVSVFPRRESAAGFRFPARHPPVRPAAPLPLLLADGLAAAVGASVLVAAGHRPLLVALLVAATMLLRPQRPRPVVGVLDELPVLCGRIAVAWLALGALAAVWHPAHPFSAHTLLLGFAAQTAVDGAARSVVHLSRRRELLRRPRSALVIGPAATAQRVAAAVLRHPRSGMEPVGVVAERPDGPEGADELPVLTTGQEVQRALIQNGVQEVLCVHPAVRTVQGPLLRALAESGCTVWEVDAETPSYTSREQLAGFSCRRLDLGRRRRGSFGKRLMDVTVSGALLLLVSPLLLGCATVLRLTAGPGVVFRQERIGMDGRPFTLLKFRTHRPVDEHEAATRWSVAGEREMSRFCRFLRQTSLDELLQLWNVLRGDMSLVGPRPERPYFVGQFSQSYPGYAARHRMRAGITGLAQIHGLRGDTSIEDRARFDNAYIDNWSLWQDVCILLRTAAALVRPTGS, from the coding sequence GTGACTGCGGAAAGCACCGTCCCCTCCCCCGGCGCGCAGCCCGGATACTCGTCCGTCTCGGTCTTCCCCCGGCGCGAGAGCGCCGCGGGCTTCCGGTTCCCCGCCAGACATCCCCCCGTGCGGCCCGCCGCGCCGCTGCCCCTGCTGCTCGCCGACGGCCTCGCCGCCGCCGTCGGCGCGTCCGTGCTCGTCGCGGCGGGGCACCGCCCGCTGCTGGTGGCCCTGCTGGTCGCGGCGACGATGCTGCTGCGCCCGCAGCGCCCGCGCCCGGTGGTCGGCGTACTGGACGAACTGCCCGTCCTCTGCGGCCGGATCGCGGTGGCCTGGCTGGCGCTCGGCGCGCTCGCCGCGGTGTGGCACCCGGCGCACCCCTTCTCGGCGCACACCCTCCTGCTCGGCTTCGCCGCCCAGACCGCGGTCGACGGCGCCGCCCGGTCCGTGGTCCATCTGAGCCGCCGCCGGGAGCTGCTGCGCCGCCCGCGCTCCGCGCTCGTCATCGGCCCGGCGGCGACCGCGCAGCGGGTGGCCGCCGCCGTGCTGCGTCACCCCCGCTCCGGGATGGAGCCGGTGGGCGTGGTGGCCGAACGCCCCGACGGCCCCGAAGGCGCCGACGAACTGCCCGTGCTGACGACCGGTCAGGAGGTGCAGCGGGCCCTCATCCAGAACGGCGTCCAGGAGGTCCTGTGCGTCCACCCGGCCGTGCGCACCGTCCAGGGCCCGCTGCTGCGGGCGCTCGCCGAGTCGGGCTGCACGGTGTGGGAGGTCGACGCCGAGACCCCCTCGTACACGAGCCGCGAGCAGCTCGCCGGGTTCTCCTGCCGACGGCTGGACCTGGGCCGCAGACGGCGGGGCAGCTTCGGCAAGCGGCTGATGGACGTCACCGTCTCCGGGGCCCTGCTGCTGCTGGTCAGCCCGCTGCTGCTGGGGTGCGCGACGGTGCTGCGGCTGACCGCAGGGCCGGGGGTGGTGTTCCGGCAGGAGCGCATCGGCATGGACGGGCGTCCGTTCACCCTGCTGAAGTTCCGCACCCATCGTCCGGTCGACGAGCACGAGGCCGCGACCCGCTGGAGCGTGGCGGGCGAGCGGGAGATGAGCCGTTTCTGCCGTTTCCTGCGCCAGACCTCGCTGGACGAGCTGCTCCAGCTGTGGAACGTCCTGCGGGGCGATATGAGCCTGGTCGGCCCGCGCCCCGAACGCCCCTACTTCGTCGGCCAGTTCAGCCAGAGCTACCCCGGCTACGCGGCCCGTCACCGGATGCGGGCCGGCATCACCGGCCTGGCCCAGATCCACGGACTGCGCGGCGACACCTCGATCGAGGACCGGGCCCGCTTCGACAACGCGTACATCGACAACTGGTCGCTGTGGCAGGACGTGTGCATCCTGCTGCGCACCGCGGCCGCCCTCGTGCGACCGACCGGGAGCTGA
- a CDS encoding O-antigen ligase, whose protein sequence is MSLALPLPRARAWSPVLPVVAVVALLGLPASPGGEGGAGPADALSALVVLFCVLRLLRQRRRPLSRTAAVVLGLPVVGLALAAMGASSPGAGLTGLGRYLQVFVLVPTAVLLLVRDRHDFRVLAWSFVGLAGWQGAVGVHQFVTGTGASYQGEDIRAVGTFGPQDVMGMATVVSFGLICAVGLALGRTSVRQRGVAAACALALFVPLALSFSRGAWIATALTCTLQLALAGVRRALKVGAVAVAAGVILVGGFGVGSAMLQQRIGSITQVADAPDQSVTDRYTMWAAAVGMWRAQPLTGVGLKGFPEHRDAHASLALSSGSDTAGAGSGFVKQPLLSPHNMYLLVLSEQGLIGLLALAGGWLAMLACGLRGWWRARASAAGTGLDCALVACGLLLWQLVDFMYADIGGPSTVLTAVVLGLVAWWALVGSGRKALTR, encoded by the coding sequence ATGAGTCTCGCCCTGCCCCTCCCCCGCGCCCGGGCCTGGTCCCCGGTGCTGCCCGTCGTGGCCGTGGTCGCCCTGCTCGGCCTGCCGGCCTCCCCCGGCGGCGAGGGCGGCGCGGGCCCGGCCGACGCGCTCTCCGCGCTCGTCGTCCTGTTCTGCGTACTGCGGCTGCTGCGGCAGCGGCGGCGGCCCCTGTCCCGTACGGCCGCCGTGGTCCTCGGGCTGCCGGTCGTCGGGCTGGCGCTCGCCGCGATGGGCGCGTCCTCGCCGGGCGCGGGGCTGACCGGCCTCGGCCGCTATCTCCAGGTCTTCGTCCTCGTCCCGACGGCCGTGCTGCTGCTCGTCCGCGACCGCCATGACTTCCGGGTGCTGGCCTGGTCGTTCGTGGGGCTCGCGGGGTGGCAGGGGGCGGTCGGCGTGCACCAGTTCGTCACCGGGACCGGCGCCTCCTACCAGGGCGAGGACATCCGGGCGGTCGGCACCTTCGGACCGCAGGACGTGATGGGCATGGCGACGGTCGTGTCCTTCGGGCTGATCTGCGCGGTGGGGCTGGCCCTGGGCCGGACCTCCGTACGGCAGCGGGGCGTCGCCGCGGCCTGCGCGCTCGCGCTGTTCGTGCCGCTCGCCCTCTCCTTCAGCCGGGGCGCGTGGATCGCGACCGCGCTGACCTGCACGCTCCAGCTGGCGCTGGCCGGAGTGCGGCGGGCGCTGAAGGTGGGCGCCGTGGCGGTCGCGGCCGGGGTGATCCTGGTGGGCGGCTTCGGCGTCGGCTCGGCGATGCTCCAGCAGCGCATCGGCAGCATCACCCAGGTCGCGGACGCCCCCGACCAGTCGGTCACCGACCGGTACACGATGTGGGCGGCCGCGGTCGGCATGTGGCGGGCGCAGCCGCTGACCGGCGTCGGGCTGAAGGGCTTCCCCGAGCACCGGGACGCGCACGCCTCGCTCGCGCTGTCCTCCGGCAGCGACACCGCGGGCGCGGGCTCCGGCTTCGTCAAGCAGCCGCTGCTGTCCCCGCACAACATGTATCTGCTGGTCCTGAGCGAACAGGGCCTGATCGGACTGCTCGCCCTCGCGGGCGGCTGGCTGGCGATGCTGGCGTGCGGGCTGCGCGGCTGGTGGCGGGCGCGCGCGTCCGCCGCCGGCACGGGCCTCGACTGCGCGCTCGTCGCCTGCGGACTGCTCCTCTGGCAGCTCGTCGACTTCATGTACGCCGACATCGGCGGGCCCTCGACCGTGCTGACCGCCGTCGTCCTCGGGCTCGTGGCCTGGTGGGCGCTGGTGGGCAGCGGCCGGAAGGCGCTGACCCGATGA
- the murJ gene encoding murein biosynthesis integral membrane protein MurJ, producing MTATPARTPGTPGTPSTPPTPPTPPTPRTDGATGAVPSARAAAGAAEAVEAAGAAEFGEGGSRNAEGGPTGGRAELPSVSRNFLAKAALVTAVLSVAGALLGLVRDQALARLFGAGSDTDAFLVAWTVPEFASTLLIEDGLSFALIPAFSMALARRSQGAPGDPVRALVAGTLPRLSLAFVAVGALLIGTAPQLVEALAPGLPDPALAVDCTRLTATCVVSFGLAGYCSAALRAHRRYVAPAAIYVAYNTGIITGMFVLGGHWGVRSAAAGVAVGGLLMVVVQLPSLLRQLRKRGAAGEEAAPGEEARPLDTALLATVLLFALCRQSQVLIERFLASHLPAGAISHLNYAQKVAQMPMIFSVMVCTVTFPVVARALAEGDTERARGRVERDLSLAACIVLLGTAAVVACAPQIVEVLFQRGAFTARDTTATAGVMRVYALGLLGQTLVGVLVRSYFSAGRGSWYPVGAMAAGIVLTAWIGALTVGPWGVYGIAAANATGITVTALVLLAGMGPRSVPISTRGVLRELSRPVRAAVVAALAGGFVAARFAGPLSGLAAGGLTVTAVFVLLGRALGAQGIACALRSVRSATRRLPHAPSR from the coding sequence ATGACGGCGACGCCCGCCCGGACACCTGGGACGCCCGGGACACCCTCGACACCCCCGACGCCCCCGACACCCCCGACACCCCGGACCGACGGGGCCACGGGGGCCGTACCGTCGGCGCGAGCCGCGGCAGGGGCGGCGGAGGCCGTGGAGGCGGCAGGAGCCGCGGAGTTCGGCGAGGGCGGATCCCGAAACGCCGAGGGCGGGCCGACGGGCGGCAGGGCCGAACTCCCCTCCGTCTCCCGGAACTTCCTCGCCAAGGCCGCTCTCGTCACCGCCGTCCTCTCGGTCGCCGGGGCCCTGCTCGGCCTGGTCCGGGATCAGGCGCTGGCCCGGCTGTTCGGGGCGGGCAGCGACACGGACGCCTTCCTCGTGGCGTGGACCGTGCCCGAGTTCGCCTCGACGCTGCTCATCGAGGACGGGCTGTCCTTCGCGCTGATCCCGGCGTTCAGCATGGCGCTGGCCCGGCGCTCCCAGGGCGCCCCCGGGGACCCGGTCCGCGCCCTGGTCGCCGGCACGCTCCCCCGGCTGTCGCTGGCCTTCGTCGCCGTCGGCGCGCTGCTCATCGGCACCGCCCCCCAGCTGGTCGAGGCCCTCGCCCCCGGGCTGCCCGACCCGGCCCTCGCCGTCGACTGCACCCGGCTCACCGCGACCTGCGTGGTGAGCTTCGGGCTCGCCGGGTACTGCAGCGCGGCCCTGCGCGCGCACCGGCGGTACGTGGCGCCGGCGGCGATCTACGTGGCGTACAACACCGGGATCATCACCGGGATGTTCGTCCTGGGCGGGCACTGGGGGGTGCGGTCGGCGGCGGCCGGGGTGGCGGTCGGCGGGCTGCTCATGGTCGTCGTGCAACTGCCTTCGCTGTTGCGGCAGTTGAGGAAGCGGGGGGCGGCCGGGGAGGAGGCGGCCCCGGGCGAGGAGGCGCGGCCGCTCGACACCGCGCTGCTCGCGACGGTGCTGCTCTTCGCGTTGTGCCGGCAGTCCCAGGTGCTCATCGAGCGGTTCCTCGCCTCACATCTGCCGGCCGGGGCGATCTCGCATCTGAACTACGCGCAGAAGGTCGCCCAGATGCCGATGATCTTCTCGGTGATGGTGTGCACGGTCACCTTCCCGGTGGTCGCGCGGGCGCTGGCCGAGGGGGACACCGAGCGGGCCCGGGGCCGGGTGGAGCGTGATCTGTCGCTGGCCGCGTGCATCGTGCTGCTCGGCACGGCCGCGGTCGTGGCCTGCGCCCCACAGATCGTCGAAGTCCTCTTCCAGCGGGGCGCGTTCACCGCGCGGGACACGACGGCGACGGCGGGCGTGATGCGCGTGTACGCGCTCGGGCTGCTCGGCCAGACCCTGGTCGGCGTACTGGTCCGCTCCTACTTCTCGGCGGGCCGCGGCTCCTGGTACCCGGTGGGCGCGATGGCCGCAGGGATCGTCCTGACCGCCTGGATCGGCGCGCTGACCGTCGGGCCCTGGGGCGTGTACGGGATCGCCGCCGCCAATGCGACCGGCATCACCGTCACCGCCCTGGTGCTGCTGGCCGGCATGGGCCCGCGCAGCGTCCCGATCAGCACCCGGGGCGTGCTGCGCGAGCTGAGCCGGCCGGTGCGGGCCGCCGTCGTCGCCGCCCTCGCCGGGGGTTTCGTCGCGGCCCGGTTCGCCGGCCCGCTGTCCGGGCTCGCCGCCGGGGGGCTCACCGTCACCGCCGTGTTCGTCCTGCTCGGCCGGGCCCTGGGCGCCCAGGGCATCGCCTGCGCACTCCGATCCGTACGTTCCGCGACCCGAAGGCTGCCTCATGCCCCTTCCCGTTGA
- a CDS encoding polysaccharide deacetylase family protein, with protein sequence MYHSVGDCADDPYRITVAPERLDRQLAWLRGRGLRGVSLAELLAARARGEGRRLVGLTFDDGYADFLTGALPVLRRHGCTATLFVLPGRLGGENAWDPLGPRKPLLTADAIRQAAAEGVEIGSHGLTHVDLTRADDRTLNAETAESRTALAELLDAEVAGFCYPYGTIDQRAVAAVRDAGYAYACAIDPGPLNGPHALPRVHIGQNDTAVRLFLKYRLHRLRRRPVEGLR encoded by the coding sequence ATGTACCACTCCGTGGGCGACTGCGCCGACGACCCGTACCGCATCACCGTCGCCCCCGAACGGCTCGACCGGCAGCTGGCCTGGCTGCGCGGGCGGGGTCTGCGGGGCGTGTCCCTGGCCGAGTTGCTCGCCGCCCGCGCCCGGGGCGAGGGCCGGCGGCTGGTCGGGCTGACCTTCGACGACGGGTACGCCGACTTCCTCACCGGCGCGCTGCCCGTCCTGCGCCGGCACGGCTGCACGGCCACCCTGTTCGTGCTGCCCGGCCGGCTCGGCGGCGAGAACGCCTGGGATCCGCTGGGCCCGCGCAAGCCGCTGCTGACCGCCGACGCCATCCGGCAGGCCGCCGCCGAGGGCGTCGAGATCGGCTCCCACGGGCTGACCCACGTCGACCTCACCCGGGCCGACGACCGCACCCTGAACGCGGAGACGGCCGAGAGCCGCACCGCCCTCGCCGAACTCCTGGACGCCGAGGTCGCCGGCTTCTGCTACCCCTACGGGACGATCGACCAGCGGGCCGTGGCCGCCGTACGCGACGCCGGCTACGCCTACGCGTGCGCGATCGACCCCGGCCCGCTGAACGGCCCGCACGCCCTGCCCCGCGTGCACATCGGGCAGAACGACACCGCCGTACGGCTGTTCCTGAAGTACCGGCTGCACCGGCTGCGTCGGCGTCCCGTCGAGGGGCTGCGGTGA
- a CDS encoding glycosyltransferase: MKALHVITGLGVGGAEQQLRLLLRHLPVECDVVTLTNPGAVADGLAADGVRVVHLGMTGNRDLAALPRLVRVIRSGGYDLVHTHLYRACVYGRPAARLAGVRAVVATEHSLGDSQMEGRRLTAGVRALYLASERLGRSTVAVSPTVAERLRRWGVPAPRIEVVPNGIDLARFRFDPVARLRTRARLGLPDHAYVIGGIGRLTAGKRFDVAVQALARLPQDCWLLLVGGGPEENVLRRTAQEAGVADRVLFTGERPYVPDGAPGPDLPSLAAAMDLFVSPSPEETFGLAVVEALACGLPVRYASCPALEHLPAQAAAGARRVTGGVEAFVRALAEARAQGPGPRTAPDAAHHYDIARSAAQLMDVYAAAVSPQQPQQPLSPPSSSSPPSSQGVASS; this comes from the coding sequence GTGAAGGCGCTGCACGTCATCACCGGGCTCGGGGTCGGCGGGGCCGAGCAGCAACTGCGGCTGCTGCTGCGGCACTTGCCGGTCGAGTGCGATGTGGTGACGTTGACCAACCCGGGGGCGGTGGCCGACGGGCTGGCGGCGGACGGCGTGCGGGTCGTGCACCTCGGCATGACCGGCAACCGCGACCTGGCCGCCCTGCCCCGCCTGGTCCGCGTCATCCGCTCCGGCGGCTACGACCTCGTCCACACCCACCTCTACCGCGCCTGCGTGTACGGCAGGCCGGCGGCGCGGCTGGCGGGCGTGCGGGCGGTCGTCGCCACCGAGCACTCCCTGGGCGACTCGCAGATGGAGGGCCGCAGGCTGACCGCGGGGGTCCGCGCGCTCTATCTGGCCAGCGAGCGGCTGGGCCGGTCCACCGTCGCGGTCTCCCCCACGGTCGCCGAACGCCTGCGGCGCTGGGGCGTTCCGGCCCCCCGGATCGAGGTCGTGCCCAACGGCATCGACCTCGCCCGCTTCCGCTTCGACCCGGTCGCCCGGCTGCGCACCCGAGCCCGCCTCGGCCTGCCCGACCACGCCTACGTGATCGGCGGCATCGGACGGCTGACGGCCGGCAAACGCTTCGACGTCGCCGTCCAGGCCCTCGCCCGACTCCCGCAGGACTGCTGGCTGTTGCTGGTCGGCGGCGGCCCCGAGGAGAACGTGCTGCGGCGCACCGCGCAGGAGGCGGGGGTCGCCGACCGCGTCCTGTTCACCGGCGAACGCCCCTACGTCCCCGACGGCGCCCCCGGCCCGGACCTGCCCTCCCTCGCCGCCGCCATGGACCTGTTCGTCTCCCCGTCCCCCGAGGAGACCTTCGGCCTGGCCGTGGTGGAGGCGCTGGCCTGCGGACTGCCCGTCCGCTACGCCTCCTGCCCCGCCCTCGAGCACCTGCCCGCGCAGGCCGCGGCGGGCGCCCGGCGGGTGACCGGCGGCGTCGAGGCGTTCGTCCGCGCCCTGGCCGAGGCCCGCGCGCAGGGCCCCGGCCCGCGCACCGCGCCCGACGCCGCCCACCACTACGACATCGCCCGCAGCGCCGCCCAGCTCATGGACGTGTACGCGGCCGCCGTCTCCCCCCAGCAGCCCCAGCAGCCTCTGTCGCCTCCGTCGTCCTCGTCGCCCCCGTCATCCCAGGGAGTCGCTTCCTCATGA
- a CDS encoding lipopolysaccharide biosynthesis protein, with amino-acid sequence MTENSARAHRPTTALRRAKALPPWSLLAAGAVAGGLLGGAYGVVKPPVYTATAYVVAVPTAKSDPASALGFAQAYGRVATQLAVLGDAQVWAGVPARTLQQNVQTATSPDAPMVAITGTSSRPDLAADMANAVSRSLTQHARTTRATTNVELQQFARAVRPTSPSSASPAVTGLVGACAGGLLGGLVLLVRPRRAPQEEAARPAAVPGPALAADAHGAL; translated from the coding sequence ATGACCGAGAACTCCGCCCGGGCCCACCGCCCGACCACCGCCCTGCGCCGCGCCAAGGCGCTCCCGCCGTGGTCCCTGCTCGCGGCCGGCGCCGTCGCCGGCGGCCTGCTCGGGGGCGCGTACGGCGTCGTCAAGCCGCCCGTGTACACGGCCACCGCCTATGTCGTCGCCGTCCCCACCGCGAAGTCCGACCCGGCGTCCGCGCTCGGCTTCGCACAGGCCTACGGACGGGTCGCCACGCAGCTCGCGGTGCTCGGGGACGCCCAGGTGTGGGCGGGCGTGCCGGCGCGGACGCTGCAGCAGAACGTGCAGACCGCGACCTCGCCGGACGCGCCGATGGTCGCGATCACCGGCACCTCCTCGCGCCCCGACCTGGCCGCCGACATGGCCAACGCCGTCTCCCGCTCCCTGACCCAGCACGCCAGGACCACCCGGGCCACCACCAACGTCGAGCTCCAGCAGTTCGCCCGCGCGGTCCGGCCGACCAGCCCCTCCTCGGCCTCCCCGGCGGTGACCGGACTGGTGGGCGCGTGCGCGGGCGGGCTCCTGGGCGGGCTGGTGCTGCTGGTGCGGCCCCGGCGCGCCCCCCAGGAGGAGGCCGCCCGTCCGGCCGCCGTGCCCGGTCCGGCCCTCGCCGCCGACGCCCACGGGGCGCTGTGA
- a CDS encoding GNAT family N-acetyltransferase, whose amino-acid sequence MKPTYACATGLVTELVTDERAFADLAPAWGRLYRRCASATPFQSHAWLHSWWLSYGRRGRLRLLVVRNGGELLAVAPLMAVRRPLPALVPLGGAISDYGDVLVDDEHGERAVAALTEGLAAAARTALIDFREVRPGGAVEQVYEHWRGPRRRVSDSVCLELPAVPMDELLARLPSAKAQRVRAKLRKLTALGVERQVVSPEDVDCALRRLIELHRLQWQGRKVTGEHLRARFCEHLVRSVGPMVRSGDAVVTEFRLDDDVVAVDLTLLSRRLAGGYLYGAHPRLRERKADVAVMLLDACAEHTRGGGRAALSLLRGNEPYKHHWRPEPVVNQRLLLARRRTAPLLSAAVCDVVARRRGKELLLRLEQRKERDGGGGS is encoded by the coding sequence GTGAAACCGACGTACGCGTGCGCGACGGGCCTCGTCACCGAACTCGTGACCGACGAGCGGGCCTTCGCCGACCTCGCCCCCGCCTGGGGCCGGCTGTACCGGCGGTGCGCGAGCGCCACCCCGTTCCAGAGCCACGCCTGGCTGCACTCCTGGTGGCTGTCGTACGGCAGGCGGGGCCGGCTGCGGCTGCTGGTGGTGCGCAACGGCGGCGAACTCCTGGCCGTCGCCCCGCTGATGGCCGTACGCAGACCGCTGCCCGCGCTCGTGCCGCTGGGCGGGGCGATCTCCGACTACGGGGACGTCCTGGTCGACGACGAGCACGGCGAGCGGGCCGTCGCCGCGCTCACCGAGGGTCTCGCGGCGGCCGCCCGCACCGCGCTGATCGACTTCCGCGAGGTACGGCCGGGCGGCGCGGTGGAACAGGTCTACGAGCACTGGCGCGGGCCGCGGCGACGGGTGAGCGACTCGGTGTGCCTGGAGCTGCCGGCCGTGCCCATGGACGAACTGCTGGCCAGGCTGCCCTCGGCGAAGGCCCAACGGGTCCGCGCCAAGCTGCGCAAGCTGACCGCGCTGGGCGTCGAGCGGCAGGTCGTGTCCCCGGAGGACGTGGACTGCGCGCTGCGTCGGCTCATCGAACTGCACCGGTTGCAGTGGCAGGGGCGGAAGGTGACGGGCGAACACCTGCGGGCGCGGTTCTGCGAGCACCTGGTGCGCTCGGTGGGGCCGATGGTGCGCTCCGGGGACGCGGTGGTCACCGAGTTCCGGCTCGACGACGACGTGGTGGCCGTCGATCTGACCCTGCTGTCGCGGCGGCTGGCCGGGGGCTACCTCTACGGCGCCCATCCCCGGCTGCGCGAACGCAAGGCGGACGTGGCGGTGATGCTGCTCGACGCCTGCGCCGAGCACACCCGGGGCGGCGGGCGGGCCGCGCTGAGCCTGCTGCGCGGCAACGAGCCGTACAAGCACCACTGGCGGCCCGAACCGGTCGTCAACCAGCGGCTGTTGCTGGCCCGTCGGCGCACCGCCCCGCTGCTGTCGGCGGCCGTCTGCGACGTGGTCGCGCGGCGGCGGGGCAAGGAGTTGCTGCTGCGTCTGGAGCAGCGGAAGGAGCGCGACGGTGGCGGCGGGTCCTGA
- a CDS encoding glycoside hydrolase family 26 protein — protein MTPQQRRTRSWRLAVVAAAVAASAALASGPGFAAGAGVGRFADPPAPAVDAPAVDAPAATVPAATSATSATPDTPATPDIPVTPALPTTPVQPPPVPVPAPVTVTPVKPVPAFGAYLDYGARGVARIAQLSEWLGGAELRVGHTYLPGDRWRSIEGPPGFLDVWADWRREKDDRMLVLNVPMLERNEEGVSDADVRTLLRQGAAGEFDHHFKALAERLVRLEVPDTVIVLGWEMNGTTYTHRCGPDPEAWKTYWNRIVTTMRSVPGQKFRFDFTPTRGRDAVPWTECYPGDDTVDIVGMDSYDQPTGLSFDEQVKEPYGLQEHVDFAKSHGKPISYPEWGLFRNGDNAAYMRRMLTWMDEHQALYNTLTDYCPHGVFQCRQNPQSTAVYRSLLSGRTDEPAPSIPAPVDPTTPVPTGRPTTPGTPEPPANCSPLELGDWVEHWLGGRLCVRLDWWSRNR, from the coding sequence ATGACCCCACAGCAGCGACGCACGCGGTCCTGGCGGCTGGCCGTCGTCGCGGCGGCGGTCGCGGCCTCGGCCGCGCTGGCGTCCGGACCTGGATTCGCCGCGGGCGCGGGGGTGGGGCGGTTCGCCGATCCTCCCGCTCCCGCAGTGGACGCTCCCGCAGTGGACGCCCCCGCGGCGACCGTCCCGGCCGCGACCTCCGCGACCTCCGCGACCCCCGACACCCCTGCGACGCCCGACATCCCCGTCACGCCCGCGCTGCCCACGACCCCGGTCCAGCCGCCGCCGGTGCCCGTGCCCGCGCCCGTGACCGTGACCCCGGTCAAGCCCGTCCCCGCCTTCGGCGCCTACCTCGACTACGGCGCCCGGGGCGTCGCGCGGATCGCGCAGCTCAGCGAGTGGCTGGGCGGTGCGGAGCTGCGGGTCGGCCACACCTACCTGCCGGGCGACCGGTGGCGCAGCATCGAGGGCCCGCCCGGCTTCCTCGACGTGTGGGCGGACTGGCGGCGGGAGAAGGACGACCGGATGCTCGTCCTCAACGTGCCCATGCTGGAGCGCAACGAGGAGGGCGTCTCCGACGCCGACGTGCGCACGCTGCTGCGGCAGGGCGCGGCCGGAGAGTTCGATCACCACTTCAAGGCCCTCGCCGAGCGGCTGGTCCGACTCGAGGTGCCGGACACGGTGATCGTGCTCGGCTGGGAGATGAACGGCACCACGTACACCCACCGCTGCGGGCCGGACCCGGAGGCCTGGAAGACGTACTGGAATCGGATCGTGACGACCATGCGGTCGGTGCCGGGCCAGAAATTCCGGTTCGACTTCACGCCGACCCGCGGCCGGGACGCCGTTCCCTGGACCGAGTGCTACCCGGGCGACGACACGGTCGACATCGTCGGAATGGACTCCTACGACCAGCCGACCGGACTTTCGTTCGATGAACAGGTGAAAGAGCCCTACGGACTTCAGGAACACGTGGACTTCGCCAAATCCCACGGCAAGCCCATCTCCTATCCTGAATGGGGACTCTTCCGCAACGGCGACAACGCCGCATACATGCGGCGCATGCTCACCTGGATGGACGAGCACCAGGCGCTGTACAACACGCTGACCGACTACTGCCCGCACGGCGTGTTCCAGTGCCGGCAGAACCCGCAGTCGACCGCGGTCTACCGCTCGCTCCTGTCCGGCCGCACCGACGAGCCGGCGCCGTCGATCCCGGCGCCCGTGGACCCGACGACTCCGGTGCCCACCGGCCGGCCCACGACGCCCGGCACGCCGGAGCCCCCGGCGAACTGCTCCCCGCTGGAGCTCGGCGACTGGGTCGAGCACTGGCTCGGCGGCAGGCTGTGCGTACGTCTGGACTGGTGGTCGCGCAACCGGTGA